The proteins below are encoded in one region of Serratia symbiotica:
- the tig gene encoding trigger factor yields MQVSVETTQGLGRRLSITVPAESISQAVKKELINTAKSVRIDGFRKGKVPRNIVEQRYGTSIRQDVLGEVMQRSFIDAIVKEKINPAGRPNYLPGEYKEGEDFSFAVEFEVYPDVELKALDSIEVEKPLVEVTDADVDTMLETLRKQQATWKESDRATEVEDRVTIDFTGSIDGEEFEGGKASDFVLVMGQGRMIPGFEEGLAGHKAGEEFTIDVNFPEDYHAENLQGKAAKFAIVLKKVEERELPELSEEFIKRFGVADGSVDGLRAEVRKNMERELKGAVRNRIKTQVIDGLVSTNDIDVPAVLIDGEVDVLRHQAAQRFGGDEKQALELPRELFEEQAKRRVAVGLLLGEVISANNLKADEERVKTLIEEMASAYEDPREVVEFYSKNKDLMNNMRNVALEDQAVETLLAKAQVTEKAITFSELMNQPQQA; encoded by the coding sequence ATGCAAGTTTCAGTAGAAACCACTCAAGGTCTGGGGCGCCGTCTCTCTATTACTGTACCCGCCGAAAGTATCAGCCAGGCAGTTAAGAAAGAACTGATCAATACGGCGAAAAGCGTTCGTATTGATGGCTTCCGTAAAGGAAAAGTGCCGCGTAACATCGTTGAACAGCGTTACGGCACCTCTATTCGTCAGGACGTGCTGGGCGAAGTGATGCAGCGCAGCTTCATTGATGCGATCGTCAAAGAAAAGATCAATCCGGCTGGTAGGCCAAATTACCTGCCGGGCGAATATAAAGAAGGTGAAGATTTCAGCTTCGCTGTTGAGTTCGAAGTGTATCCAGACGTTGAGCTGAAAGCTCTGGACAGCATTGAGGTCGAGAAGCCATTGGTTGAAGTTACCGATGCTGACGTTGACACCATGTTGGAAACTTTGCGCAAGCAGCAGGCGACTTGGAAAGAAAGTGACCGCGCAACAGAGGTTGAAGACCGCGTGACCATTGACTTCACCGGTTCTATCGACGGCGAGGAGTTTGAAGGCGGTAAAGCTTCTGATTTTGTGCTGGTCATGGGCCAGGGCCGCATGATCCCAGGTTTTGAAGAAGGTCTGGCTGGTCACAAGGCCGGTGAAGAATTCACCATCGATGTTAACTTTCCGGAAGACTACCACGCAGAAAATCTGCAGGGTAAAGCGGCTAAATTCGCTATTGTTCTGAAGAAAGTTGAAGAGCGTGAGTTGCCAGAGCTGAGCGAAGAGTTCATCAAGCGCTTTGGTGTGGCTGATGGTTCCGTTGACGGTCTGCGCGCCGAAGTGCGTAAAAACATGGAACGCGAGCTGAAAGGTGCCGTGCGTAACCGTATCAAGACTCAGGTAATCGACGGCTTGGTCAGCACTAACGACATCGACGTGCCTGCTGTGCTGATCGATGGTGAGGTTGACGTTCTGCGCCATCAGGCGGCACAGCGTTTCGGTGGCGACGAGAAACAAGCACTGGAACTGCCACGCGAACTGTTTGAAGAGCAGGCTAAGCGTCGCGTTGCTGTCGGTCTGCTGCTGGGCGAAGTGATCTCTGCCAACAATCTGAAAGCTGACGAAGAGCGCGTAAAAACTCTGATTGAGGAAATGGCCTCCGCCTACGAAGATCCGCGAGAAGTTGTTGAATTCTATAGTAAGAACAAAGATCTGATGAACAACATGCGCAACGTGGCATTGGAAGATCAAGCGGTCGAAACCCTGTTGGCAAAAGCACAAGTGACCGAGAAGGCCATCACTTTCAGCGAATTGATGAACCAGCCTCAACAGGCGTAA
- the cyoB gene encoding cytochrome o ubiquinol oxidase subunit I has translation MLGKLTLDAVPYHEPIIMVTVAAIVIGGLALLALITYLGKWKWLWKDWLTSVDHKKIGIMYIIVAMVMLLRGFADAIMMRSQQAIASAGEAGFLPPHHYDQIFTAHGVIMIFFMAMPLVVGLMNIVVPLQIGARDVAFPFLNSLSFWLFVVGVVLINLSLGVGEFAQTGWLAYPPLSGKEYSPGVGVDYWIWSLQISGLGTLLTGVNFFATIMKMRAPGMPLMKMPVFTWAVLCTNVLIIVAFPILTVTIALLTLDRYLGTHFFTNDMGGNMMMYINLIWAWGHPEVYILVLPVFGVFSEVTATFSRKRLFGYTSLVWATIAITLLSFIVWLHHFFTMGSGANVNAFFGIATMIISIPTGVKIFNWLFTMYQGRIQFNSIMLWTVGFIITFSVGGMTGVLLAVPGANFVLHNSLFLIAHFHNVIIGGVVFGCFAGLTYWFPKSFGFRLNEKWGIRAFWCWIIGFFIAFMPLYALGFMGMTRRISQNINPEFHPLLLVAACGAALIACGVLCQLIQIFVSVRDREQNRDLTGDPWDARTLEWSTSSPPPFYNFAVVPQIHDRDEFWDMKEKGEAYKKPAKYEPIHMPKNTGAGVIIAGFSLVFGFAMIWNIWWMAIAGFVGMIVTWIAKSFDEDVDYYVQVDEIERIENQHYEQISKAGVKHVN, from the coding sequence ATGTTGGGAAAATTAACACTTGATGCGGTTCCATACCACGAACCGATCATCATGGTCACCGTTGCTGCGATTGTTATTGGGGGTCTGGCGCTGCTGGCACTGATAACATATTTAGGTAAATGGAAATGGCTGTGGAAAGATTGGCTGACTTCGGTCGACCACAAGAAAATTGGTATCATGTACATCATTGTAGCCATGGTTATGCTGCTACGCGGTTTTGCCGATGCCATCATGATGCGAAGCCAGCAGGCGATTGCGTCCGCCGGTGAGGCTGGGTTCCTGCCGCCTCACCACTACGATCAAATCTTCACCGCCCACGGCGTCATCATGATCTTCTTCATGGCGATGCCGCTGGTGGTCGGTCTGATGAATATCGTGGTACCGTTGCAAATCGGTGCGCGTGACGTAGCTTTCCCGTTCCTGAACTCCCTGAGTTTCTGGCTGTTTGTGGTAGGCGTGGTGTTGATCAACCTCTCGCTGGGCGTTGGTGAGTTCGCACAAACCGGTTGGCTGGCGTATCCGCCACTGTCGGGCAAAGAGTACAGCCCTGGCGTCGGAGTTGATTACTGGATCTGGAGCCTGCAAATTTCTGGGCTGGGTACCCTGCTGACCGGCGTGAACTTCTTCGCTACCATCATGAAGATGCGTGCTCCTGGCATGCCGCTGATGAAGATGCCGGTATTCACTTGGGCGGTACTCTGTACTAACGTCCTGATCATCGTTGCTTTCCCCATTCTGACTGTAACCATCGCATTGCTGACCCTGGATCGCTATCTGGGTACCCATTTCTTCACCAATGATATGGGTGGCAACATGATGATGTACATCAACCTGATCTGGGCTTGGGGTCACCCAGAAGTGTACATTCTGGTGCTGCCGGTATTCGGTGTGTTCTCCGAAGTTACCGCCACCTTCTCCAGAAAACGCCTATTCGGTTATACCTCGCTGGTATGGGCAACCATCGCGATTACCCTTCTGTCATTCATCGTATGGTTGCACCACTTCTTCACCATGGGGTCCGGCGCGAACGTTAACGCCTTCTTCGGTATCGCCACCATGATCATTTCCATCCCAACCGGGGTGAAGATCTTTAACTGGCTGTTTACCATGTATCAGGGCCGTATACAGTTCAACTCTATCATGCTGTGGACTGTTGGCTTCATCATCACCTTTTCTGTAGGTGGCATGACTGGCGTTCTGCTGGCGGTGCCAGGCGCGAACTTCGTGTTGCACAACAGCTTGTTCCTGATTGCCCACTTCCATAACGTAATCATCGGCGGTGTGGTGTTCGGTTGCTTTGCTGGCCTGACCTACTGGTTCCCTAAATCTTTCGGCTTCAGGCTTAACGAGAAATGGGGCATCCGTGCGTTTTGGTGCTGGATCATCGGCTTCTTCATTGCCTTTATGCCGCTGTACGCTCTGGGTTTTATGGGTATGACTCGTCGTATCAGCCAGAACATCAACCCTGAGTTCCACCCTCTGCTGCTGGTAGCGGCTTGTGGTGCAGCGCTGATTGCCTGTGGTGTCCTGTGCCAGTTGATTCAGATCTTCGTTAGCGTGCGTGACCGCGAGCAGAACCGCGATCTGACTGGTGACCCATGGGACGCTCGCACACTGGAGTGGTCAACCTCGTCTCCACCGCCGTTCTACAACTTTGCCGTAGTGCCACAAATTCATGATCGCGATGAATTCTGGGACATGAAAGAAAAAGGTGAAGCCTATAAGAAACCGGCGAAATACGAACCGATTCATATGCCGAAAAATACCGGTGCCGGTGTGATTATTGCTGGCTTTAGCCTGGTATTCGGTTTCGCGATGATCTGGAATATCTGGTGGATGGCGATCGCTGGCTTCGTGGGCATGATCGTGACTTGGATAGCCAAGAGCTTCGATGAAGATGTTGATTACTATGTGCAAGTTGATGAAATCGAGCGCATTGAAAACCAACACTATGAACAAATCAGCAAAGCAGGCGTGAAACATGTCAACTGA
- the ampG gene encoding muropeptide MFS transporter AmpG, translated as MLKQYLNIFTQRNYAILLLLGFASGLPLALSSGTLQAWMTVENIDLKTIGIFSLVGQAYVFKFLWAPFMDRYTPPFLGRRRGWLLISQILLVAAIAAMGFMQPAQHLGWLAALAVMVAFCSASQDIVFDAYKTDLLSAKERGAGAAISVLSYRLAMLVSGGLALWLADRYLGWQVTYWLMAGLMLIGIAATLMAPEPDNSIPVPRTMEQAVVAPLRDFFARNNAWLILLLIVTYKMGDAFAGSLSTTFLIRGVGFNASEVGLVNKTLGLLATIGGALFGGVLMQQISLFRALMLFGILQAVSNLGYWVLAVTDKNIFTMGSVIFLEHLCGGMGTAAFVTLLMTLCNRSFSATQFALLSAFSAVGRVYVGPIAGWFVETNGWPLFYLFSIAAALPGLLLLGICRKTLEYTQKTGNFMPREAFPRAYSWTLRLLTLGCTLLGLWLLLLIADNLDWFQVPGLAERMLQIGAAFSLMGILMGSLLDSLALRRMRV; from the coding sequence ATGTTAAAACAGTATTTGAACATCTTCACCCAGCGCAATTATGCCATTCTGCTGTTGCTGGGCTTTGCATCGGGTTTGCCGTTGGCATTATCCTCCGGCACACTACAGGCTTGGATGACTGTCGAAAATATCGATTTGAAAACCATCGGCATCTTCTCGCTGGTCGGTCAAGCCTATGTGTTTAAATTCCTCTGGGCACCCTTTATGGATCGCTACACCCCGCCCTTCTTAGGGCGGCGGCGAGGTTGGCTACTGATTAGCCAAATCCTGCTGGTTGCGGCAATAGCGGCGATGGGCTTCATGCAGCCAGCACAGCATTTAGGGTGGCTGGCGGCACTGGCAGTGATGGTGGCGTTCTGTTCCGCATCGCAAGATATTGTTTTTGACGCCTACAAAACTGACCTGCTAAGTGCAAAGGAACGCGGTGCCGGCGCCGCAATATCGGTGCTTAGCTACCGGCTGGCAATGCTGGTTTCCGGCGGGCTAGCATTGTGGCTGGCGGATCGCTATCTCGGTTGGCAGGTGACCTATTGGCTGATGGCCGGGCTGATGCTGATTGGCATCGCCGCTACCCTGATGGCTCCAGAGCCGGACAACAGTATCCCGGTACCGCGCACTATGGAGCAGGCGGTGGTCGCACCGCTGCGCGATTTCTTTGCACGTAATAATGCCTGGCTGATCCTGCTGCTGATCGTGACGTACAAAATGGGCGATGCCTTCGCCGGTAGTCTGAGCACCACTTTCCTGATCCGTGGCGTGGGTTTCAATGCGAGTGAAGTGGGTCTGGTGAACAAGACCCTTGGCCTGCTCGCCACTATCGGCGGTGCGTTGTTTGGTGGCGTGCTAATGCAACAGATAAGCCTGTTCCGCGCTCTGATGCTGTTCGGTATCCTACAGGCGGTCTCCAACCTCGGCTACTGGGTTCTGGCGGTGACCGACAAAAACATCTTCACCATGGGCAGCGTCATCTTCCTGGAACACCTGTGCGGGGGTATGGGTACTGCGGCGTTCGTCACGCTGCTGATGACTCTATGCAATCGATCATTTTCCGCCACCCAATTTGCGTTGCTTTCCGCGTTCTCCGCCGTTGGCCGTGTCTATGTCGGCCCGATCGCTGGCTGGTTCGTCGAGACCAATGGCTGGCCGCTGTTCTATTTATTCTCGATCGCCGCCGCCTTACCTGGCCTGCTGCTGCTGGGCATCTGCCGCAAGACGCTTGAATATACTCAAAAGACCGGTAATTTTATGCCGCGTGAGGCGTTCCCTAGGGCTTATAGCTGGACGCTGCGGTTATTGACGCTAGGTTGTACGCTGCTAGGCTTGTGGCTATTGTTGCTGATAGCCGATAATCTGGACTGGTTCCAGGTGCCCGGTCTGGCAGAGAGGATGTTACAGATCGGTGCCGCGTTCAGTCTGATGGGCATCCTGATGGGTAGCCTGTTGGACTCTCTGGCATTACGCCGCATGCGGGTATGA
- a CDS encoding cytochrome o ubiquinol oxidase subunit III, with protein sequence MSTDTLITPNAAHAEHGHHDAGETKVFGFWIYLMSDCILFACLFATYAVLANGTAGGPAGKDIFELKFVLVETFLLLFSSITYGMAMIAMKKGKVGGVNIWLFLTFLFGLGFVAMEIYEFHHLIVEGFGPDRSAFLSSFFALVATHGLHVSIGLIWITIMMIQVSQRGLTSINKTRLMCLSLFWHFLDVIWICVFTVVYLLGVMS encoded by the coding sequence ATGTCAACTGATACTCTGATTACCCCTAACGCAGCCCATGCAGAGCATGGGCACCACGACGCGGGAGAGACCAAAGTCTTTGGGTTTTGGATCTACCTAATGAGCGATTGTATTTTGTTTGCATGCTTGTTCGCGACTTATGCTGTACTGGCGAACGGAACCGCAGGGGGGCCTGCGGGCAAAGACATCTTCGAGCTGAAGTTTGTCTTGGTTGAAACTTTCCTGCTGTTATTCAGCTCCATCACCTACGGCATGGCAATGATCGCCATGAAAAAAGGCAAAGTGGGTGGCGTAAATATCTGGCTGTTCCTAACCTTCCTGTTTGGTCTGGGCTTCGTCGCGATGGAAATCTATGAGTTCCATCACTTGATCGTCGAAGGCTTCGGTCCAGATCGCAGCGCATTCCTGTCCAGCTTCTTCGCGCTGGTTGCGACTCACGGTCTGCATGTGTCTATCGGCTTGATTTGGATCACCATCATGATGATTCAAGTGAGTCAACGCGGTCTGACCTCAATCAATAAAACCCGTTTGATGTGTCTGAGCCTATTCTGGCATTTCTTGGATGTGATTTGGATTTGCGTATTTACCGTTGTCTACCTGCTGGGGGTTATGTCATGA
- the cyoA gene encoding cytochrome o ubiquinol oxidase subunit II, which translates to MRLKKYNKSIGVMSLIAATVVLSGCHNMVLMNPKGAIGVEQRTLIITAIMLMLIVVIPVIFMAFTFAWKYRASNKDAKYRPNWAHSNKIEVVVWTIPIIIIAILGTITWKTTHELDPFKPIVTDKKPMTIEVVSLDWKWLFIYPEQGIATVNELAFPKDVPIEFKVTSDSVMNSFFIPQLGGQIYAMAGMQTKLHLIGNEAGEYAGISSSYSGRGFSGMKFTAIVTPTKGGFDQWVAKVKASPNNLNATSDFNTLAAPSENNPVTYFSSVKSNLFKETIAKFMGDMDMHTGATAHPGMDMSQGMDMGEHAHAGAEE; encoded by the coding sequence ATGAGACTTAAGAAATACAATAAAAGTATTGGGGTAATGTCATTAATTGCAGCAACGGTAGTGCTCAGTGGCTGCCATAATATGGTATTGATGAACCCCAAAGGAGCAATTGGTGTTGAGCAACGAACACTGATTATCACTGCAATCATGTTAATGCTGATCGTGGTAATACCGGTTATTTTTATGGCGTTCACTTTTGCCTGGAAGTACCGAGCCTCCAACAAAGACGCCAAATACCGTCCTAACTGGGCACACTCCAATAAGATTGAAGTAGTCGTCTGGACCATTCCTATCATTATTATTGCCATCCTCGGCACTATTACCTGGAAGACCACACATGAGCTTGATCCGTTCAAGCCGATTGTCACTGACAAGAAGCCGATGACTATCGAAGTGGTGTCGCTCGACTGGAAATGGCTGTTTATCTACCCAGAGCAAGGCATTGCGACTGTTAATGAGCTGGCTTTCCCGAAAGACGTTCCTATCGAATTTAAGGTCACTTCTGACTCAGTAATGAACTCGTTCTTTATTCCTCAGTTAGGTGGGCAGATTTATGCGATGGCCGGGATGCAAACCAAACTGCACCTGATCGGTAACGAAGCTGGGGAATACGCCGGTATTTCCAGCAGCTACAGTGGCCGTGGGTTCTCCGGCATGAAGTTCACCGCAATTGTGACTCCGACCAAAGGCGGCTTTGATCAGTGGGTTGCCAAGGTGAAAGCATCACCTAATAACCTTAATGCTACCAGCGACTTTAACACACTGGCAGCACCGAGTGAAAACAACCCGGTCACGTACTTCTCCAGTGTCAAATCGAATTTGTTCAAAGAGACTATTGCCAAATTCATGGGCGATATGGACATGCACACTGGCGCTACTGCTCATCCAGGTATGGACATGAGCCAGGGTATGGACATGGGTGAACATGCTCACGCTGGAGCTGAGGAATAA
- a CDS encoding MFS transporter, translated as MNDNTMTPLELRATWGLGTVFSLRMLGMFMVLPVLTTYGMVLNGASEALIGIAIGIYGLAQAVFQIPFGLISDRVGRKPLIVCGLLIFATGSMIAATTDSIWGVILGRALQGSGAIAAAVMALLSDLTREQNRTKAMAFIGVSFGITFAIAMVLGPIVTHAFGLHALFWMIAVLALAGIVIILAIVPSADHHVLNRESSMVRGSFSKVLSNSRLLKLNVGIMCLHILLMSSFVALPLAMEKAGLAACEHWKVYLVTMLVSFATVLPFIIYAEKYRRMKQVFMGCVAMLFCAEVLLWLSNAHLWGIITGVQLFFMAFNVMEAILPSLISKESPAGYKGTAMGAYSTSQFIGVAIGGSLGGWLYSLQGAGLVFIAGAVLAALWFLISSTMKEPPYVSSLRITLSALAVKDSALESRLKAQPGVAEAIVLPEERSAYIKVDIKQTSRSQLEALMNSR; from the coding sequence GTGAACGATAATACAATGACCCCACTGGAGCTGCGCGCCACCTGGGGGCTGGGTACCGTGTTCTCACTGCGCATGCTCGGCATGTTTATGGTGCTGCCGGTGTTAACTACCTACGGCATGGTGCTCAACGGTGCCAGCGAGGCGCTGATCGGCATTGCCATCGGCATCTATGGCTTGGCACAAGCAGTATTTCAAATTCCGTTCGGCCTGATTTCCGATCGTGTTGGCCGCAAACCGCTGATCGTCTGTGGGTTGTTGATCTTTGCAACTGGCAGCATGATCGCCGCAACCACTGACTCTATTTGGGGTGTGATCCTCGGCCGGGCACTGCAAGGTTCCGGTGCCATTGCGGCGGCGGTGATGGCACTGTTATCCGATCTGACTCGTGAACAAAACCGCACTAAAGCCATGGCGTTTATTGGCGTAAGCTTCGGCATTACCTTTGCCATCGCGATGGTACTGGGGCCAATCGTTACCCATGCCTTTGGCCTGCATGCGCTGTTCTGGATGATCGCCGTGCTGGCTCTTGCTGGCATCGTGATAATCCTGGCTATCGTACCTTCTGCCGATCACCACGTGCTGAACCGTGAGTCAAGCATGGTGCGCGGCAGCTTCAGCAAGGTGCTAAGCAATTCGCGGCTACTGAAACTCAACGTCGGTATCATGTGCCTGCATATTCTGCTGATGTCGAGCTTCGTGGCGCTACCATTGGCGATGGAAAAAGCCGGGTTGGCAGCCTGCGAACATTGGAAAGTCTATCTGGTCACTATGCTGGTGTCGTTCGCCACCGTGCTGCCTTTCATTATCTACGCCGAGAAATATCGCCGCATGAAGCAGGTGTTCATGGGCTGCGTGGCGATGCTGTTCTGCGCTGAAGTACTGCTATGGCTGTCCAACGCTCACCTGTGGGGCATCATTACTGGCGTGCAGTTGTTCTTTATGGCATTTAACGTGATGGAGGCGATCCTGCCTTCGTTGATCAGTAAAGAATCGCCAGCCGGCTATAAGGGTACCGCAATGGGGGCTTACTCCACCAGCCAATTTATCGGTGTGGCGATCGGTGGCAGCCTGGGCGGTTGGTTATATAGCCTGCAAGGCGCAGGGCTGGTGTTTATCGCCGGCGCGGTGCTTGCCGCTCTCTGGTTCCTGATCAGTAGCACCATGAAAGAACCCCCTTACGTCAGTAGCCTACGCATCACACTGTCAGCACTGGCGGTGAAAGATTCAGCGCTGGAAAGCCGCCTGAAAGCCCAGCCCGGCGTGGCGGAAGCGATTGTACTGCCGGAAGAGCGCAGCGCCTACATCAAGGTCGATATCAAACAGACCAGCCGAAGCCAACTTGAAGCGCTAATGAATTCACGATAA
- a CDS encoding cytochrome o ubiquinol oxidase subunit IV, with protein MSHSSHETSHGGASHGSVKSYLIGFILSIILTVIPFAMVMNDSASHATILAVVVGTAVIQVLVHLIYFLHMNTSSEERWNLVALLFTAMVIGIVVVGSLWIMYNLNINMMVS; from the coding sequence ATGAGTCATTCATCCCATGAAACTTCTCACGGCGGCGCAAGCCACGGCAGCGTTAAGTCATATCTGATCGGCTTTATCCTGTCGATCATCCTGACGGTAATCCCATTTGCGATGGTGATGAACGACTCCGCTTCTCATGCCACCATCCTAGCGGTTGTTGTTGGCACGGCGGTGATTCAGGTGCTAGTTCACCTGATTTACTTCCTGCACATGAACACCTCATCGGAAGAGCGCTGGAACCTGGTGGCATTGCTGTTCACCGCTATGGTCATCGGTATCGTTGTTGTAGGTTCACTCTGGATTATGTATAACCTCAACATCAATATGATGGTCAGTTAA
- the clpP gene encoding ATP-dependent Clp endopeptidase proteolytic subunit ClpP: protein MSYSGERDQCAPHMALVPMVVEQTSRGERSYDIYSRLLKERIIFLTGQVEDHMANLIVAQMLFLEAESPEKDIFLYINSPGGVITAGMSIYDTMKFIKPDVSTICMGQACSMGSFLLTAGAKGKRFCLPNSRVMIHQPLGGYQGQATDIEIHAREILKVKARMNELMAEHTGQSLAQIECDTERDRFMTADEAVEYGLVDGILTHRS, encoded by the coding sequence ATGTCATACAGTGGCGAAAGAGACCAATGCGCACCTCACATGGCTTTGGTGCCGATGGTGGTAGAGCAGACTTCACGCGGGGAACGTTCTTACGATATCTATTCCCGCCTGCTGAAAGAGCGCATCATTTTCCTGACTGGTCAAGTAGAAGACCACATGGCCAACCTGATTGTGGCACAGATGCTGTTCCTCGAAGCGGAAAGCCCGGAAAAAGACATTTTCCTCTACATCAACTCGCCGGGTGGCGTGATCACTGCGGGTATGTCAATCTATGACACCATGAAATTCATCAAGCCGGACGTCAGCACCATTTGTATGGGGCAAGCGTGTTCGATGGGATCCTTCCTGTTGACTGCCGGTGCCAAAGGCAAGCGTTTCTGCTTGCCTAATTCGCGCGTAATGATTCACCAGCCGCTGGGCGGCTATCAGGGCCAGGCGACGGATATCGAAATCCACGCGCGTGAAATCTTGAAAGTGAAGGCACGCATGAATGAATTGATGGCGGAGCATACCGGCCAGTCATTGGCGCAGATCGAATGTGACACCGAGCGCGATCGCTTTATGACTGCGGACGAAGCCGTAGAATACGGTTTGGTTGACGGCATTCTGACACACCGCAGCTAG
- the bolA gene encoding transcriptional regulator BolA, translated as MVREQIEAKLKAAFEPTHLDVVDESYRHNVPVGSESHFKVVLVSDRFIGERLLTRHRSIYGVLSEELADGVHALALHTFTLKEWERQQDKVPASPRCRGAGTLA; from the coding sequence ATGGTTCGCGAGCAGATAGAAGCAAAGTTAAAGGCGGCGTTTGAGCCTACGCATCTGGATGTCGTTGATGAAAGCTATCGTCACAACGTTCCGGTCGGTTCAGAAAGCCATTTCAAGGTGGTATTGGTCAGTGATCGCTTTATTGGCGAGCGTTTGTTAACGCGCCACCGTTCGATCTACGGCGTGCTGTCGGAAGAACTGGCAGACGGTGTGCATGCACTGGCCTTGCACACCTTTACCCTGAAAGAGTGGGAAAGGCAACAGGACAAGGTACCGGCCTCGCCACGCTGTCGCGGGGCTGGCACCTTGGCCTAA
- the cyoE gene encoding heme o synthase: MIKQYLQVTKPGIIFGNLISVVGGFLLASKGSIDYPLFLATLLGVSLVVASGCVFNNYIDRDIDKKMERTKNRVLVRGLIAPSVTLVYATVLGIVGLALLYIGANPLAMWLAVMGFVVYVGVYSLYMKRHSVYGTLIGSLSGAAPPVIGYCAVTNELDTGALILLAIFSLWQMPHSYAIAIFRFKDYQAANIPVLPVVKGISVAKNHITVYILAFMIATLMLTLSGYAGYKYLLVAAAVSAWWLGMALRGYKTENDSIWARKLFVFSIVAIISLSVMMSIDFSVTAMPGALVTYVR; encoded by the coding sequence ATGATTAAGCAATACCTGCAAGTCACTAAACCAGGAATTATTTTCGGCAATTTAATTTCTGTCGTTGGGGGATTCCTGCTTGCCTCCAAAGGCAGCATCGATTATCCCTTGTTCCTTGCTACCCTGCTGGGTGTCTCGTTGGTGGTCGCCTCAGGCTGTGTGTTTAACAACTACATCGATCGCGACATCGATAAGAAAATGGAGAGAACGAAGAACCGGGTACTGGTCAGAGGTCTGATCGCACCGAGTGTCACCCTGGTTTATGCTACCGTTCTAGGTATTGTGGGTCTTGCGTTGCTGTATATCGGTGCTAATCCGTTGGCCATGTGGCTGGCGGTGATGGGCTTCGTGGTTTATGTTGGCGTTTACAGCCTGTACATGAAACGTCATTCGGTATATGGCACGCTGATAGGTAGCTTGTCGGGTGCCGCACCACCGGTTATCGGCTACTGTGCGGTGACCAACGAGCTTGACACTGGTGCATTGATCCTGCTGGCCATCTTTAGCTTGTGGCAGATGCCGCATTCCTATGCGATCGCCATTTTCCGCTTTAAAGATTACCAAGCGGCTAACATCCCAGTACTGCCTGTGGTGAAGGGTATCTCCGTCGCCAAAAATCATATCACTGTTTATATCCTAGCGTTTATGATCGCCACGCTGATGTTGACCCTGAGCGGCTACGCTGGCTACAAGTACCTGCTCGTCGCTGCAGCGGTGAGCGCATGGTGGCTGGGCATGGCACTACGCGGTTACAAAACCGAAAATGACAGCATCTGGGCGCGCAAATTGTTTGTGTTCTCTATCGTTGCCATCATTTCTCTGAGCGTGATGATGTCGATCGACTTCAGTGTCACAGCTATGCCAGGAGCGCTGGTAACCTACGTCCGGTAA
- a CDS encoding YajG family lipoprotein yields MLKKLCLPLLGALLLLGCAASSNTLNVTPKIVLPQQVPTLQGVTVSINGADQRQDQALATVNRNGQLVTLRPTRDLRFLLQEVLEKQMNARGYMIGNTGAVDLQIVVNNLYADVSEGNLRYNITTKADISVIAQAKNGNKQVKNYRSTYNVQGAFTATNEKITSAVNSILGVVIANMAQDTIINDFIQKNAR; encoded by the coding sequence ATGTTAAAGAAACTTTGTCTTCCCTTGCTGGGCGCACTGCTACTGTTAGGTTGTGCGGCCAGCAGCAACACGCTAAACGTGACGCCGAAGATCGTGTTGCCGCAGCAAGTTCCCACCCTGCAAGGCGTCACCGTCAGCATCAATGGCGCGGATCAGCGCCAGGATCAAGCGCTGGCCACAGTGAACCGCAATGGCCAATTGGTGACCTTGAGGCCAACGCGCGATCTGCGCTTTCTGTTACAGGAAGTGCTGGAAAAACAGATGAATGCCCGTGGCTACATGATCGGAAACACTGGCGCAGTTGATCTGCAAATCGTGGTCAATAATCTGTATGCCGATGTATCCGAAGGCAACCTGCGCTACAACATCACCACCAAAGCTGATATTTCGGTCATCGCCCAGGCGAAGAACGGCAACAAACAGGTGAAAAACTACCGCTCCACCTATAACGTGCAAGGCGCTTTCACCGCCACTAATGAGAAAATCACCAGTGCAGTCAATAGCATACTCGGCGTTGTCATCGCCAATATGGCGCAGGACACCATCATCAACGACTTTATCCAGAAAAATGCGCGCTAA